The following proteins are co-located in the Triticum aestivum cultivar Chinese Spring chromosome 1A, IWGSC CS RefSeq v2.1, whole genome shotgun sequence genome:
- the LOC123051905 gene encoding pyruvate kinase isozyme G, chloroplastic gives MAAAAEMVRGFAATARVARPAAAVAAPPQPRRAVAARVLRTSASEKVAADLSVAGTNGSLSALSNTDVSTDATSQAVDVSPRRKTKIVCTIGPSTNTREMIWKLAETGMNVARMNMSHGDHQSHQKVIDLVKEYNAENTDGNTIAIMLDTKGPEVRSGDLPEPIMLAEGQEFNFTIKRGVSTEDTVSVNYDDFISDVEAGDILLVDGGMMSLAVKLKTADTVKCVVVDGGELKSRRHLNVRGKSATLPSITEKDWEDIKFGVENGVDFYAVSFVKDAKVIHELKAYLKSANADIHVIPKIESADSIPNLQSIIAASDGAMVARGDLGAELPIEEVPLLQEEIIRTCRSMQKPVIVATNMLESMIDHPTPTRAEVSDIAIAVREAADAIMLSGETAHGKYPLKAVKVMHTVALRTESSLYDPAKAPSLVARPKALLNDDFCKSQLSKMFGSHATMMANTLRTPIIVFTRVGSMAVLLSHYRPSSTVYAFTNEVRVKQRLALYQGVVPILMEFSDDAEETFSRAITSLLDAKYMNEGDYVTLVQSGSQSIWREESTHHIQVRKVQC, from the exons atggcggcggcggcggagatggtgCGCGGGTTCGCCGCGACGGCGCGCGTGGCCAGGCcggccgcggcggtggcggcgccccCGCAGCCCAGGCGGGCGGTCGCCGCGCGGGTGCTGCGGACCTCCGCCTCTGAGAAGGTGGCGGCGGATCTCTCCGTCGCCGGGACCAACGGCTCCCTCTCCGCTCTG AGCAATACTGATGTCAGTACTGACGCCACCTCACAAGCAGTGGATGTGAGTCCCCGGAGGAAGACAAAGATAGTCTGCACCATAGGCCCCTCGACCAACACTCGTGAGATGATATGGAAGCTTGCAGAGACTGGAATGAATGTTGCGCGTATGAATATGTCCCATGGTGACCACCAGTCACACCAAAAAGTGATTGATTTGGTCAAGGAGTACAACGCAGAGAACACTGATGGCAACACTATTGCTATTATGCTGGACACAAAG GGTCCGGAAGTGCGAAGTGGGGATCTTCCTGAGCCAATCATGCTTGCAGAAGGTCAAGAGTTCAATTTCACGATTAAAAGAGGGGTGAGCACCGAAGACACTGTCAGTGTGAATTACGATGACTTCATAAGCGATGTTGAAGCTGGTGACATACTGTTGGTGGATG GAGGAATGATGTCGCTTGCTGTGAAGTTGAAAACAGCTGACACAGTCAAGTGTGTAGTAGTCGATGGTGGGGAGTTGAAATCAAGGCGCCACCTTAATGTGCGCGGAAAGAGCGCAACTCTGCCATCTATAACAG AGAAGGATTGGGAAGATATCAAGTTTGGTGTCGAAAATGGTGTTGATTTCTATGCTGTTTCGTTTGTGAAGGATGCCAAAGTTATTCATGAACTCAAGGCTTACCTGAAAA GTGCTAATGCGGATATACATGTTATTCCAAAAATTGAGAGTGCTGATTCAATCCCAAACCTCCAGTCCATTATTGCTGCTTCAGATGGG GCAATGGTGGCTCGTGGAGATCTTGGTGCTGAACTTCCAATTGAGGAAGTTCCTTTACTACAG GAGGAGATTATCAGAACATGCCGAAGCATGCAGAAACCAGTAATTGTTGCAacaaatatgttagaaagcatgaTAGATCATCCAACTCCAACAAGGGCTGAAGTCTCTGATATAGCCATTGCTGTTCGGGAAGCTGCTGATGCCATTATGCTATCTGGTGAAACTGCCCACGGGAA GTACCCATTGAAGGCAGTAAAGGTGATGCACACTGTGGCACTTAGAACAGAATCCAGCCTATACGACCCAGCTAAAGCTCCCAGTCTTGTTGCACGTCCAAAG GCGCTGCTCAACGATGACTTCTGCAAAAGCCAATTAAGTAAAATGTTCGGATCTCATGCTACAATGATGGCGAACACCCTTCGTACACCGATCATTGTGTTTACACGTGTGGGCTCCATGGCTGTCCTTCTGAGCCACTACCGTCCCTCGTCCACCGTATATGCATTCACTAATGA AGTACGAGTGAAGCAACGGCTGGCACTCTATCAGGGCGTGGTTCCTATTCTCATGGAGTTCTCAGATGACGCGGAAGAGACTTTCTCAAGAGCAATTACCAGCTTGCTG GATGCGAAATACATGAATGAAGGGGACTATGTCACCCTGGTTCAGAGCGGGTCGCAGTCGATCTGGAGAGAGGAATCTACCCACCACATACAAGTGAGGAAAGTCCAATGCTGA
- the LOC123051911 gene encoding NADH dehydrogenase [ubiquinone] 1 alpha subcomplex assembly factor 3, with translation MGHVGCPCKEPFAIRNIPEVVGRKLPNPLEQDTPPPTGGEEEEEDMAAARGQKALATLVRSLRSDSISNSNAPRLRHLPSLRRTFSLYDQINLIDTVPEDQLRFQTYDDTGFKINNVKYEGSLLIVENKIMTWTPKTFADITAESLSIFKIVHPIPEILILGCGKYVQPVSPELRKFIRSTGMKLEAIDSRNAASTYNILNEEGRAVAAAVLPFGVDS, from the exons ATGGGCCACGTGGGCTGTCCATGTAAGGAGCCATTCGCAATTCGAAACATTCCAGAGGTGGTGGGTCGAAAACTCCCGAACCCCCTAGAACAGGACACGCCCCCACCGACCGgcggcgaggaagaggaggaggacatggcggcggcgcgggggcaaAAGGCGCTGGCGACGCTGGTGAGGTCGCTGCGGAGCGATTCCATCTCCAACTCCAACGCTCCCAGGCTCAGGCACCTCCCGTCTCTCAG GAGGACCTTCTCGCTCTACGACCAGATCAACCTCATCGACACCGTCCCCGAAGACCAGCTCCGCTTCCAAAC TTACGATGACACTGGATTCAAGATTAACAATGTAAAGTATGAAGGGAGCTTGCTGATAGTAGAAAACAAGATAATGACCTGGACACCCAAAACATTTGCGGATATAACTGCTGAAAG TTTATCAATCTTCAAAATTGTGCACCCAATCCCAG AGATTCTGATTCTTGGTTGCGGGAAATACGTCCAGCCAGTCAGTCCTGAGCTGCGCAAGTTCATTCGGTCAACTGGGATGAAACTGGAGGCCATCGATTCG AGGAATGCGGCTTCGACCTATAATATTCTGAATGAAGAGGGGAGGGCAGTGGCGGCCGCAGTTCTTCCGTTTGGAGTCGACTCTTAA
- the LOC123051918 gene encoding tobamovirus multiplication protein 2B encodes MAAAAGGGGGAKATVAEQIGQAVQSTSNLLQLMEQSSPAQVHLAKLPKNLLAKASLTKNTEQVLQQLPNVISSLDAFMDSSLQSASQIKTVTQLLSNMETTQLKSILPASRLQKDQKNTEPGELRVD; translated from the exons atggctgcggcggcggggggcggcggagGAGCGAAGGCGACGGTGGCGGAGCAGATAGGGCAGGCGGTGCAGTCCACCTCCAACCTTCTCCAGCTCATGGAGCAGTCCTCCCCTGCCCAg GTCCACTTGGCTAAACTCCCTAAGAATCTCTTGGCAAAAGCATCTCTTACAAAGAACACAGAGCAA GTGCTACAACAACTACCTAATGTAATTTCTTCCTTGGATGCTTTTATGGACAGTAGTTTGCAAAG CGCATCTCAAATTAAGACTGTCACACAACTGTTGTCAAACATGGAGACCACCCAGCTCAAATCTATTTTGCCTGCCTCTCGATTACAGAAAGATCAAAAGAATACTGAGCCTGGAGAACTCAGGGTTGACTGA